One window of Chryseobacterium indologenes genomic DNA carries:
- a CDS encoding zinc ribbon domain-containing protein YjdM yields the protein MSDTVLCPKCSSEFTYPSDNMMVCSQCFYEWDPAEAASEAANEGKILDSNGNELQDGDSVVVVKDLPVKGAPKPVKAGTKVKNIRLRPGSDHNIDCKIDGFGAMALKSEFVKKA from the coding sequence ATGAGTGACACAGTACTTTGTCCTAAATGCAGCTCGGAGTTTACTTACCCAAGCGATAATATGATGGTATGTTCCCAGTGTTTCTACGAATGGGATCCTGCAGAAGCGGCTTCAGAAGCGGCCAATGAAGGAAAAATATTGGATTCAAACGGAAATGAACTTCAGGATGGAGATTCCGTAGTTGTAGTAAAAGATCTTCCCGTAAAAGGAGCACCAAAACCGGTGAAAGCTGGAACAAAAGTGAAGAATATCCGTCTGAGACCAGGAAGTGATCACAATATTGACTGTAAAATTGATGGTTTCGGGGCAATGGCTCTTAAATCAGAGTTTGTAAAGAAAGCATAA
- a CDS encoding sulfate/molybdate ABC transporter ATP-binding protein — MLLEINNLFFSHTKENPLFQNLNLRFDENRIIALAGESGCGKSTLLNLIYGLLDWESGEIIFNGTRLLGPKGNLVPGEPEMKFVAQNFDLMPYATVAENVGKFISNINLKQKKETVTELLEVVGLQEFANILPKYLSGGQQQRVAIARALSVLPKLLILDEPFSNLDFPRKIELRERLFKYVKQHGVSLIISTHELQDIMPWLDQIVILQDGRLIQNDSPEETYKHPYNSYVAKLFGEVNIFSENEAEYFQLSKFSYYPKEIKITETGLEAEVLESKFAGNYYWNKLRTKEKELVIYTDERISGSVNISFF, encoded by the coding sequence ATGCTATTAGAAATAAACAATTTATTTTTCTCTCACACCAAAGAAAACCCCCTGTTTCAGAACCTTAACCTAAGGTTTGACGAAAACAGAATTATAGCTCTTGCCGGAGAAAGCGGATGCGGAAAATCCACTCTTCTCAACCTTATTTATGGGCTTCTCGATTGGGAAAGCGGAGAAATTATTTTTAACGGAACCCGGCTTTTAGGACCGAAAGGAAATCTTGTTCCCGGAGAGCCGGAAATGAAATTCGTAGCACAGAATTTTGATCTTATGCCTTATGCTACGGTTGCCGAAAATGTAGGGAAATTTATTTCTAATATCAATTTAAAACAAAAAAAAGAAACCGTAACGGAGCTTCTTGAAGTGGTAGGTTTGCAGGAATTCGCCAATATACTTCCCAAATATTTAAGTGGCGGACAGCAGCAGAGAGTGGCCATTGCCAGAGCATTATCTGTACTTCCGAAACTTCTGATTTTAGATGAACCTTTCAGTAATCTGGATTTTCCGAGAAAAATTGAGCTCAGAGAAAGACTTTTCAAATATGTAAAGCAGCATGGAGTTTCTTTGATCATCTCTACTCACGAACTTCAGGATATTATGCCATGGCTGGATCAGATCGTCATTTTACAGGACGGAAGACTGATTCAGAATGACAGTCCGGAAGAAACCTACAAACACCCTTACAATTCTTATGTTGCGAAACTATTCGGGGAAGTGAATATTTTCAGCGAAAACGAGGCTGAATATTTCCAGCTTTCAAAATTCTCCTATTATCCTAAAGAAATCAAAATCACAGAAACCGGTCTTGAAGCTGAAGTTCTGGAAAGCAAATTTGCAGGAAATTATTATTGGAATAAGCTAAGAACAAAGGAAAAAGAACTTGTAATCTATACGGACGAGAGAATATCCGGGTCTGTAAATATTTCATTTTTTTAA